The following proteins are co-located in the Argopecten irradians isolate NY chromosome 9, Ai_NY, whole genome shotgun sequence genome:
- the LOC138331431 gene encoding ribosomal protein S6 kinase-related protein-like isoform X2, with protein sequence MGNNNQKLPLRKAQSVPGSQFLQATNPDFVRGSKIRGSERLVRGKSQDELDKGSEGAQWSVPLVEALFLPDFPVRGSLEEQEFEVMDVIAKGAYGNVLRVRREDEKQVYAMKVMGKTQIIVEGAIQQCKDEAAIQAMLGDHPFIVKLHEYWQSKKFLYIVLDYIPYGDIFTLWTFHGYFPEQLVKVFVAEMAMVLDYLHKSGVIYRDIKMENILLDVNGHIQLTDFGLSKWLGTRERTRTVCGTLQYMAPEVLSAQAYGHTADWWSLGILMFVMLAGKYPAEGATDHKEMATKVFDCDYLLPNFVSDRAQEVIDKLLMKRPERRLSDLFTLQNMPFYRLFDFTNVIERKVSPKSVVPDEFFPMTGVSFSYSPNTNPPEEDEFAEFDFVWNLPPDTEPVFV encoded by the exons ATGGGGAATAATAACCAAAAACTTCCATTAAGGAAAGCCCAGTCAGTACCAGGATCTCAG tttTTACAAGCAACTAACCCTGATTTTGTGAGAGGCTCTAAGATCCGAGGCTCGGAGCGTCTAGTCCGCGGGAAATCTCAGGATGAGTTGGATAAGGGGTCGGAAGGTGCCCAGTGGTCCGTGCCGCTGGTGGAGGCCCTTTTCCTTCCAGACTTTCCTGTCAGGGGCAGTCTGGAGGAGCAGGAGTTTGAG GTAATGGATGTGATAGCCAAAGGAGCCTACGGAAACGTGCTACGAGTCCGGAGAGAGGATGAAAAACAGGTGTATGCCATGaag GTGATGGGTAAGACTCAGATCATTGTGGAAGGAGCCATACAGCAGTGTAAAGACGAGGCCgctatacag gCAATGCTTGGAGACCATCCCTTTATTGTGAAATTACATGAATACTGGCAGTCCAAAAAGTTCCTTTATATAG ttttagaTTACATTCCTTATGGAGACATTTTTACACTATGGACGTTTCATGGCTATTTTCCTGAGCAACTAGTGAAAGTTTTTGTTGCCGAGATGGCCATGGTTTTGG ATTATCTACATAAATCTGGTGTTATATATAGAGATATTAAG ATGGAAAATATACTATTAGATGTAAATG gacacatacagttaacagattttggtctctctaaaTGGTTGGGTACTAGAGAGAGAACAAGGACAGTCTGTGGGACGTTGCAATATATGG CTCCTGAGGTGCTTTCTGCTCAGGCGTATGGTCACACTGCTGATTGGTGGTCCCTCGGTATCCTCATGTTCGTTATGTTAGCGGGCAAA TACCCAGCAGAGGGCGCCACCGATCACAAGGAAATGGCTACAAAAGTTTTTGACTGTGATTATTTATTGCCAAATTTTGTTAGTGATCGTGCTCAGGAAGTTATAGATAAG CTTTTAATGAAACGACCGGAGAGACGTCTCTCAGATCTTTTTACACTACAAAATATGCCATTTTACCGACTGTTTGACTTCACAAATGTTATAGAAAGAAAA gTCAGTCCTAAGTCAGTTGTACCTGATGAGTTTTTCCCCATGACAGGTGTCAGCTTTAGCTACTCACCAAACACCAACCCTCCAGAGGAAGATGAATTTGCAGAG TTTGACTTTGTCTGGAACCTTCCTCCTGATACAGAACCAGTGTTTGTATGA
- the LOC138331431 gene encoding ribosomal protein S6 kinase-related protein-like isoform X1, which produces MYAQAAFGSNSVPLLHWFSLFSKLKKFLQATNPDFVRGSKIRGSERLVRGKSQDELDKGSEGAQWSVPLVEALFLPDFPVRGSLEEQEFEVMDVIAKGAYGNVLRVRREDEKQVYAMKVMGKTQIIVEGAIQQCKDEAAIQAMLGDHPFIVKLHEYWQSKKFLYIVLDYIPYGDIFTLWTFHGYFPEQLVKVFVAEMAMVLDYLHKSGVIYRDIKMENILLDVNGHIQLTDFGLSKWLGTRERTRTVCGTLQYMAPEVLSAQAYGHTADWWSLGILMFVMLAGKYPAEGATDHKEMATKVFDCDYLLPNFVSDRAQEVIDKLLMKRPERRLSDLFTLQNMPFYRLFDFTNVIERKVSPKSVVPDEFFPMTGVSFSYSPNTNPPEEDEFAEFDFVWNLPPDTEPVFV; this is translated from the exons ATGTATGCTCAGGCAGCATTTGGCAGTAACAGTGTGCCTCTCTTACACTGGTTTTCCCTGTTCAGCAAATTAAAGAAG tttTTACAAGCAACTAACCCTGATTTTGTGAGAGGCTCTAAGATCCGAGGCTCGGAGCGTCTAGTCCGCGGGAAATCTCAGGATGAGTTGGATAAGGGGTCGGAAGGTGCCCAGTGGTCCGTGCCGCTGGTGGAGGCCCTTTTCCTTCCAGACTTTCCTGTCAGGGGCAGTCTGGAGGAGCAGGAGTTTGAG GTAATGGATGTGATAGCCAAAGGAGCCTACGGAAACGTGCTACGAGTCCGGAGAGAGGATGAAAAACAGGTGTATGCCATGaag GTGATGGGTAAGACTCAGATCATTGTGGAAGGAGCCATACAGCAGTGTAAAGACGAGGCCgctatacag gCAATGCTTGGAGACCATCCCTTTATTGTGAAATTACATGAATACTGGCAGTCCAAAAAGTTCCTTTATATAG ttttagaTTACATTCCTTATGGAGACATTTTTACACTATGGACGTTTCATGGCTATTTTCCTGAGCAACTAGTGAAAGTTTTTGTTGCCGAGATGGCCATGGTTTTGG ATTATCTACATAAATCTGGTGTTATATATAGAGATATTAAG ATGGAAAATATACTATTAGATGTAAATG gacacatacagttaacagattttggtctctctaaaTGGTTGGGTACTAGAGAGAGAACAAGGACAGTCTGTGGGACGTTGCAATATATGG CTCCTGAGGTGCTTTCTGCTCAGGCGTATGGTCACACTGCTGATTGGTGGTCCCTCGGTATCCTCATGTTCGTTATGTTAGCGGGCAAA TACCCAGCAGAGGGCGCCACCGATCACAAGGAAATGGCTACAAAAGTTTTTGACTGTGATTATTTATTGCCAAATTTTGTTAGTGATCGTGCTCAGGAAGTTATAGATAAG CTTTTAATGAAACGACCGGAGAGACGTCTCTCAGATCTTTTTACACTACAAAATATGCCATTTTACCGACTGTTTGACTTCACAAATGTTATAGAAAGAAAA gTCAGTCCTAAGTCAGTTGTACCTGATGAGTTTTTCCCCATGACAGGTGTCAGCTTTAGCTACTCACCAAACACCAACCCTCCAGAGGAAGATGAATTTGCAGAG TTTGACTTTGTCTGGAACCTTCCTCCTGATACAGAACCAGTGTTTGTATGA